The following proteins are co-located in the Meriones unguiculatus strain TT.TT164.6M chromosome 4, Bangor_MerUng_6.1, whole genome shotgun sequence genome:
- the Srms gene encoding tyrosine-protein kinase Srms yields MRLRPHQGPLGMEPFLRKRLTFLSFFWDKIWPAGESEEDIPRVQGLDDNPVREQPAAFEPCIFPAPRARLFRALYDFTARCAEELSVSRGDRLYALKEEGNYIFAQRLSGPPSTGLVPVTYLAKATPETPSDQPWYFSGISRTQAQQLLLSPANAPGAFLIRPSESSIGGYSLSVRAQAKVCHYRISVAPSGSLYLQEGRLFPSLDALLAYYKTNWKLIQNPLLQPCIPQMPLAQDEWERPRSEFVLRRKLGEGFFGEVWEGLWLGTTPVAVKVIKSADMKLADLTKEIEALKSLRHERLIRLHAICSLGEPVYIVTELMGKGNLQVYLGSPEGKALSLLHLLGFGCQVAEGMSYLEEQRVVHRDLAARNVLVGDDLTCKVADFGLARLLKDDVYSPSSGSKIPVKWTAPEAANYRVFSQKSDVWSFGILLYEVFTYGQCPYEGMTNHETLQQISRGYRLPRPAVCPAEVYALMVECWKSSPEERPTFATLREKLNAIHRRLHLGLT; encoded by the exons ATGCGCCTTCGTCCGCACCAAGGTCCCCTAGGCATGGAACCCTTCCTCCGGAAGCGGCTCACTTTCTTGTCCTTTTTCTGGGATAAGATATGGCCAGCGGGTGAGTCTGAGGAAGACATCCCCCGGGTCCAGGGACTCGATGACAACCCAGTCCGGGAGCAGCCTGCTGCCTTTGAGCCTtgcatcttcccagcccctcgaGCCCGACTCTTCCGCGCGCTCTACGACTTCACGGCTCGATGCGCAGAGGAGCTGAGCGTCAGCCGCGGGGACAGACTCTACGCCCTCAAGGAGGAGGGCAACTACATCTTTGCCCAAAGGCTCTCTGGGCCGCCTAGCACCGGACTGGTTCCAGTCACTTACCTAGCCAAGGCTACCCCTGAGACGCCCTCAGACCAACC TTGGTACTTCAGTGGAATCAGCAGGACTCAGGCCCAGCAGTTGCTCTTGTCCCCTGCCAATGCACCAGGGGCTTTCCTTATCCGGCCCAGCGAAAGCAGCATCGGGGGATATTCTCTGTCAG TCCGGGCCCAGGCCAAAGTTTGCCACTATCGCATCTCCGTGGCACCCAGTGGTAGCCTCTACCTTCAGGAGGGCCGGCTCTTCCCCAGCCTGGATGCATTGCTGGCTTACTACAAGACCAACTGGAAGCTGATCCAGAATCCTCTGTTGCAGCCCTGCATACCTCAG ATGCCCCTGGCTCAGGATGAGTGGGAACGGCCACGTTCAGAATTTGTCCTTCGGAGAAAGCTGGGCGAAGGCTTCTTCGGGGAGGTATGGGAAGGCCTGTGGCTGGGCACTACACCTGTGGCGGTGAAGGTTATTAAGTCAG CCGACATGAAGCTGGCAGACCTCACCAAGGAGATTGAGGCACTGAAGAGCCTGAGGCATGAGCGGCTGATCCGGCTGCATGCTATATGTTCCCTGGGAGAACCCGTATACATCGTCACCGAACTCATGGGCAAGGGCAACCTGCAGGTCTACCTGGGCA GCCCCGAGGGAAAGGCCCTGAGCCTACTTCATCTCCTGGGGTTTGGCTGCCAGGTAGCCGAGGGCATGAGCTACCTGGAGGAGCAGCGTGTTGTCCACCGGGACCTGGCTGCCAGGAACGTGCTGGTGGGTGATGACCTCACCTGCAAGGTAGCTGATtttggcctggccaggctgctcaAG GACGACGTCTACTCCCCAAGCAGTGGCTCCAAGATCCCCGTCAAGTGGACGGCACCCGAGGCAGCTAATTATCGTGTCTTCTCCCAAAAATCAGATGTCTGGTCCTTCGGCATCCTGCTGTATGAGGTCTTCACTTATGGCCAGTGTCCCTATGAAG GAATGACAAACCACGAGACACTACAGCAGATTAGTCGTGGGTACCGGCTGCCACGCCCAGCAGTCTGCCCGGCAGAGGTCTATGCGCTCATGGTGGagtgctggaagagcagccctgaGGAGAGGCCCACCTTTGCCACACTGAGGGAGAAGCTGAACGCCATACACAGGCGCCTCCATCTGGGCCTCACGTGA
- the Fndc11 gene encoding fibronectin type III domain-containing protein 11, giving the protein MNFQVTGLALDKMKLDSPHSFLDTEEVEEAEDQQLLEPEAWRTYMERRNVLREFLTTDLSPQLLKRHHARMQLLKKCSYYIEILPKHLALGDQNPLVLPNTMFQLIDPWKFQRMKKVGTAQTKIQLLLLGDLLEQLDHGRAALDALLEAPDPRPFLAGWGLVEQQLADLSVVMDNFLAMMVPGHLHVKHRLVSDIGATKIPHIRLMLSTKMPVMFDRKESVAHQDWVSLRWFVTIQPAAPEQYELRFKLLEPRTQQECTQCGIVPVAACTFDVHNLLPNRTYKFTIKRAESYTLVYEPWRDSLTLQTTPGPPEGPAPSRLGKPSLPLTTPSER; this is encoded by the coding sequence ATGAACTTCCAGGTGACAGGCCTGGCCCTGGACAAAATGAAGCTGGACAGTCCACATTCCTTCCTGGACACAGAGGAGGTagaggaggcagaggatcagCAGCTGCTGGAGCCGGAGGCTTGGAGGACATACATGGAGCGCCGCAATGTGCTTCGTGAGTTCCTGACCACAGACCTGAGCCCCCAGCTGCTCAAGCGCCACCATGCCCGCATGCAGCTGCTCAAGAAGTGCTCCTACTACATTGAGATCCTCCCTAAGCACCTGGCCCTGGGTGACCAGAACCCACTGGTGCTACCTAACACCATGTTCCAGCTCATTGACCCCTGGAAATTTCAGCGCATGAAGAAGGTGGGGACAGCACAGACCAAGATCCAGCTCTTGCTGCTTGGGGACCTGCTGGAGCAGCTAGACCATGGTCGGGCAGCCCTGGATGCCTTGCTTGAGGCTCCTGACCCACGGCCCTTCCTGGCTGGCTGGGGACTCGTGGAGCAGCAGTTGGCAGACCTGTCAGTTGTCATGGACAACTTCCTAGCCATGATGGTACCAGGACACCTGCATGTCAAGCACCGCCTGGTGTCTGACATTGGAGCCACCAAAATCCCACACATCCGGCTTATGCTGAGCACAAAGATGCCAGTTATGTTCGACCGGAAGGAGTCAGTGGCCCATCAAGACTGGGTCAGCTTGCGCTGGTTTGTTACCATCCAACCAGCGGCACCAGAGCAATATGAACTGCGCTTCAAGCTGCTGGAGCCGAGGACACAACAGGAATGTACACAGTGTGGTATAGTCCCTGTGGCTGCCTGCACCTTTGATGTCCACAATCTGTTACCCAACCGTACCTACAAGTTCACTATCAAGAGGGCAGAGAGCTATACCCTGGTGTATGAGCCTTGGCGGGACAGCCTCACTTTGCAGACCACGCCAGGACCCCCTGAAGGACCTGCCCCCAGTCGGCTGGGCAAGCCCAGCCTGCCCCTGACCACACCTTCTGAGAGATGA